In Sander lucioperca isolate FBNREF2018 chromosome 21, SLUC_FBN_1.2, whole genome shotgun sequence, the following proteins share a genomic window:
- the LOC116061950 gene encoding SE-cephalotoxin-like produces the protein MAFPRLSASMLLASLILLLYWTTSSARSHDPPSPVVSPSYRVKREMASGTTDQVGKSLAVANNILTVVKEVIEKIDTKKLSAVVKCYAKIAGCVPVVGSLIAAFVDMVLIFIPQEDKVLNKVQKGFAEVNRKLDSISIQISNLATDVEWFNYASVYSQDELRILNSWKKFNELLHNSQLVQNEEDKLRLAEIFVNYYENTVTEASVANLYHYLTVKDTSLSGNLNELLRKKFKCDVQEIGKYNIYFSRLLWQGMVLNQFYWKLIGLDSSGIEAKHTQMFKNVYEAQISALKYCLTNHMEYVKEDVKEISKGLSADNKQAIADEVKKALDKKYNWYNWVVLVYNTDKHTSHELYNMTKIPVGTITVSVDYTQKAEEISKEQVKNNLDKCYKRRYDTRLRGGMLIKEDSTLCNDIATDILQCSHDVGGGPLREFVKVMHVSYSNDWVQVPEALWTNYCMVNGYRYHLFIYYSRNMSACHQNTCQNGKCKPLWDSNEYLCECPPSYHGDRCEKKIENKNVPAIDKGLTVPDITTINTKLKLMADKLEKILDYMRPAH, from the coding sequence ATGGCGTTCCCTCGGCTGTCTGCCTCCATGCTGTTGGCTTCACTGATCCTTCTTCTCTACTGGACGACATCCTCAGCTCGGTCACATGACCCCCCGTCCCCCGTCGTCTCACCATCCTACAGGGTGAAGAGGGAGATGGCTTCCGGCACCACAGACCAAGTGGGAAAATCTTTGGCCGTGGCAAACAACATCCTCACTGTCGTCAAAGAAGTGAttgaaaagattgataccaaAAAGTTGTCAGCTGTGGTGAAGTGTTATGCCAAAATTGCCGGCTGTGTTCCCGTTGTCGGAAGTCTGATTGCCGCTTTTGTCGACATGGTCTTGATCTTCATCCCTCAGGAAGACAAGGTGCTGAACAAGGTGCAGAAAGGGTTTGCTGAAGTGAACAGGAAGTTGGACTCTATCTCCATCCAGATCTCCAACCTGGCAACAGACGTAGAATGGTTTAACTACGCCAGCGTCTACTCTCAAGACGAGCTCCGCATCCTCAACTCCTGGAAGAAGTTCAATGAGCTTCTTCACAACAGTCAGTTGGTACAAAATGAAGAGGACAAACTCCGACTGGCAGAGATATTCGTCAACTACTATGAGAACACAGTAACTGAGGCCAGTGTGGCCAACCTCTACCATTACCTGACGGTCAAAGACACATCTCTCAGTGGAAACCTCAACGAACTGCTGAGGAAGAAGTTTAAATGTGACGTTCAAGAGATCGGCAAATATAACATCTATTTCAGCCGTTTGCTGTGGCAGGGGATGGTGCTGAACCAGTTCTACTGGAAACTGATCGGGTTGGATTCATCAGGTATAGAAGCCAAACACACCCAGATGTTCAAGAACGTCTATGAGGCTCAGATATCAGCTCTGAAATACTGCCTGACCAACCACATGGAGTATGTGAAGGAAGACGTGAAGGAGATCAGCAAAGGACTCAGTGCTGACAACAAACAAGCCATCGCTGATGAGGTGAAAAAAGCTCTGGATAAGAAGTACAACTGGTACAACTGGGTGGTGCTGGTGTACAACACAGATAAACATACCAGTCATGAGTTATATAATATGACAAAGATCCCTGTGGGTACGATCACTGTCAGTGTGGACTACACTCAGAAAGCAGAGGAGATTAGTAAAGAACAAGTAAAAAACAACCTGGATAAGTGTTACAAGAGGAGATATGACACCAGACTTAGAGGAGGTATGCTTATCAAGGAGGACTCAACACTTTGTAATGATATTGCAACAGACATATTGCAGTGCAGTCATGACGTGGGTGGTGGTCCCCTTAGAGAGTTTGTTAAAGTGATGCACGTCAGTTATAGTAATGATTGGGTTCAAGTCCCAGAAGCCCTGTGGACTAATTATTGTATGGTGAATGGATATCGTTACCATCTCTTCATCTATTACTCCCGAAACATGTCTGCCTGCCACCAAAACACATGTCAGAACGGGAAGTGCAAGCCTCTGTGGGATTCCAACGAATATTTGTGTGAGTGTCCTCCTAGTTACCATGGAGACAGATGTGAAAAGAAGATTGAGAACAAAAACGTCCCAGCTATTGACAAAGGCCTCACTGTGCCTGACATCACCACCATCAACACCAAACTGAAACTGATGGCGGACAAACTGGAGAAGATTCTAGACTACATGCGTCCTGCTCACTAA
- the LOC116061939 gene encoding uncharacterized protein LOC116061939, translating into MSLFGNKAGKRLKLQHQEKKTSLHCCVLLCTNSSRYNSILSFHRFPVDEEVKSVWTAKIRREDFSPTDGTRVCSVHFLPGDFVGPRHLKKGAVPCLFAWNKFSIPTPRLNVWQRHPRPPTPELLPADTTEEEDSVQPMEVTVTDHDCCVTPNTSVVVYELTRENEKLREKIEQLQHQLESLQLRSTFGLQRIAGSDEDIRFYTRFASYKSFLAFWKQVEPAANTKFVRISSANAASGIPHRATKLLLVDELLLFLMYLSVGLPLRDLANRFSIHRTTVSRIITSWTHFLYHLLGSIRLWIPPEDVKAHLPPEFAAFPDTQVILDCTEICCQTPSSLLLHSEVYSSYKSHTTFKAMIGIAPHGPITFVSPLYAGSMSDREIFKLSGITKCLTPEMAIMVDKGFLVDNLVAGKVYRPAFLVKNTQMAKEDVQHTQSIARLRVHVERCIRRVNKLFEKVIPLSISGSIDQLFSVACLLVNYQYGPLVKAWATQQ; encoded by the exons ATGAGTCTTTTTGGTAATAAAGCCGGTAAGCGTTTAAAACTTCAGCACCAAGAAAAGAAGACTTCTCTTCACTGCTGTGTACTGCTGTGTACCAATTCATCGAGGTATAACTCAATCCTGAGTTTTCATCGTTTCCCTGTGGATGAAGAGGTGAAGTCTGTGTGGACAGCAAAGATTCGACGGGAGGACTTCTCCCCAACTGACGGTACTCGAGTGTGCAGTGTTCATTTTTTACCTGGGGATTTTGTGGGACCGCGACATTTGAAGAAGGGCGCAGTACCATGTCTGTTCGCCTGGAACAAATTTTCTATTCCGACACCCAGGCTCAATGTCTGGCAACGTCATCCGAGACCTCCGACCCCAGAGTTACTGCCGGCGGACACGACTGAAGAAGAGGACAGCGTTCAGCCTATGGAAGTCACCGTTACCGACCACGACTGCTGTGTCACTCCCAACACCTCCGTGGTAGTTTATGAGCTGACCAGGGAAAACGAGAAACTCAGGGAGAAGATTGAGCAGCTCCAACACCAGCTGGAGTCTCTGCAGCTGCGGTCAACTTTTGGACTCCAACGCATCGCCGGATCCGACGAGGATATTCGCTTTTATACAAG ATTTGCATCGTACAAATCTTTCCTGGCCTTTTGGAAACAAGTGGAGCCAGCTGCAAACACAAAATTTGTCAGAATCTCCTCAGCCAATGCTGCCTCAGGTATCCCACACCGAGCTACAAAACTGCTACTCGTCGATGAATTGCTGCTATTTCTGATGTATCTTTCTGTGGGCCTGCCTCTGAGGGATCTGGCCAATCGTTTCTCAATTCACCGGACCACCGTCAGCAGGATTATCACATCATGGACTCACTTTCTGTATCACCTGCTGGGCTCCATTCGCCTGTGGATACCACCAGAGGATGTCAAAGCACACCTCCCACCAGAATTTGCTGCATTTCCTGACACACAAGTGATCCTGGACTGCACAGAGATATGTTGCCAgaccccctcctctctccttctgcaTAGCGAGGTTTATTCTTCATATAAATCTCATACTACCTTCAAAGCTATGATTGGCATCGCTCCCCATGGTCCCATCACCTTTGTTTCCCCGCTGTATGCAGGCTCAATGAGTGACAGGGAAATCTTCAAATTGTCTGGTATAACCAAATGCCTCACACCAGAAATGGCCATTATGGTGGACAAAGGCTTTCTAGTGGACAACCTTGTCGCTGGAAAGGTTTATCGACCTGCCTTCCTGGTAAAGAACACCCAGATGGCCAAAGAGGATGTCCAGCACACTCAGTCCATTGCCCGCCTCAGAGTCCACGTTGAGAGGTGCATCAGGAGGGTGAACAAACTGTTTGAAAAGGTCATACCTCTGTCCATCTCTGGGTCTATTGACCAGCTGTTTTCAGTTGCTTGCCTCTTGGTAAATTACCAGTATGGGCCCCTTGTCAAGGCATGGGCAACCCAACAGTGA
- the LOC116061933 gene encoding uncharacterized protein LOC116061933: protein MCHRSLRKKERPHNLRIVLEDSSPVQLYETVCSCAAGKALCNHTVALLFQTATYSQLRLLAVPPVLSCTETEQRWHKPRTMGVKPGRVSDMVVMSAKPKQRTVASGVRSTLYKAMRGDMPDPDVLKVTEAYEGFSPDIAPLITTMSISAGVPLVESALGKVQEGSLISYQQPVPASRIPSAFGWLQIGAHLLPVCMQSPPATASAIYTDQLGNGKGNRSGNKGPEYVCGVASGQKDEINIFSL, encoded by the exons ATGTGCCACAGGTCCCTGAGGAAAAAGGAGAGACCTCACAACTTGAGA ATTGTCCTTGAAGACTCCTCCCCAGTGCAGCTGTATGAGACGGTGTGCTCGTGTGCTGCTGGCAAGGCACTTTGCAACCATACCGTGGCTCTCCTTTTTCAGACAGCGACCTACTCTCAGCTCCGCCTCCTTGCTGTACCCCCAGTCCTTAGCTGCACCGAGACAGAGCAACGCTGGCACAAGCCAAGGACTATG GGTGTAAAACCAGGCCGGGTCAGTGATATGGTTGTGATGTCTGCCAAGCCCAAACAAAGGACAGTTGCCAGTGGTGTCAG GAGCACTCTCTACAAGGCGATGCGGGGGGATATGCCTGATCCTGATGTTTTGAAAGTGACAGAAGCATATGAAGGCTTTTCACCTGACATAGCACCCCTTATTACCACCATGTCCATCAGTGCTGGTGTCCCGCTGGTCGAGTCAGCTTTGGGAAAAGTTCAGGAGGGCAGCCTGATCTCTTACCAGCAGCCAGTGCCAGCGAGCCGCATCCCCTCTGCCTTTGGATGGCTACAGATTGGAGCCCACTTGTTGCCAGTTTGTATGCAGTCTCCACCAGCAACTGCATCTGCAATCTATACTGACCAACTTGGAAATGGCAAGGGCAATAGAAGTGGCAACAAGGGACCAGAGTATGTCTGTGGAGTGGCATCGGGTCAGAAAGATGAGATTAACATCTTCTCACTTTAG